A DNA window from Brassica napus cultivar Da-Ae chromosome C1, Da-Ae, whole genome shotgun sequence contains the following coding sequences:
- the LOC106416962 gene encoding uncharacterized mitochondrial protein AtMg00310-like — MLDDAAKKGKIGYHPRCKNIDLTHLCFTDDLMIITDGTRSSIDGIIKIFEDFDKMNQRGEEILRQFQFATGKLPVRYLGRLQLINSVIRSLTNFWMAAFRLSSGCIKEIERICSAFLWSGPELNGRKAKISWEDICKMKYEGGLGLRPLMEVNQVSCLKLIWRILSAHSLWVNWIKIYLIRKGSLWTVRDNTQSGSWMWRKVLKSREMAKHFYRVEVGNGRGTSFWYEMWNPMGRLK; from the exons ATGCTGGATGATGCTGCAAAGAAAGGGAAAATAGGATACCATCCAAGATGCAAAAATATTGATCTCACACATCTCTGCTTCACGGATGATTTGATGATAATTACTGACGGCACGAGAAGCTCTATTGATGGGATTATTAAGATCTTTGAGGACTTTGATAAGATGA ATCAGAGAGGGGAAGAGATATTACGGCAGTTCCAGTTTGCTACGGGGAAGCTACCTGTTCGCTACCTTG GTAGACTTCAGCTGATCAACTCTGTTATTAGAAGCCTCACAAACTTTTGGATGGCAGCCTTTCGATTATCTAGTGGATGTATAAAGGAGATAGAGAGAATCTGTTCTGCTTTTCTATGGTCTGGTCCAGAGCTAAATGGCAGGAAAGCTAAGATATCATGGGAGGACATTTGCAAGATGAAATATGAAGGAGGGCTGGGATTGAGACCGTTAATGGAGGTGAATCAGGTTAGCTGCCTCAAACTCATTTGGAGAATTCTATCTGCTCACTCGCTTTGGGTGAATTGGATCAAGATTTATCTTATTAGAAAAGGCTCACTTTGGACGGTTAGAGATAATACACAGAGTGGATCTTGGATGTGGAGAAAGGTTCTCAAGAGTAGAGAGATGGCAAAGCATTTCTACAGAGTAGAGGTGGGTAATGGTCGAGGAACTTCTTTCTGGTATGAAATGTGGAATCCAATGGGTCGTTTGAAGTAA
- the LOC106409533 gene encoding uncharacterized protein LOC106409533, with product MTTTNSIHNRSRSDPILKKSLKTNKSSEATHNIDRFHMDQTLQREIEQLKSLVKCRKLQPQRVSCDEIDLLLLQEDELLVRGELETVLRRKLFLEDCRNEDPSIPKEAKKLVSEIAGLELQVMYLERYLLLLYRRFFNNRISSNLEPEEKEISEDLLVSTNLIESPKTAVCSPQKVLEDSGIFRSHSSLSHCSGYSFRMSPQAMDSSYHHSLPFSMLEQADIDVMVGTYVSENVTKSPNSLSEEMIKCISEAFRKLGNQESLDDDQESSSPFRRNGKLKVTSRPYDKLLMVKSLRRDSEKLNEVEPALQHFRSLVNKLEGVNPRKLNHEEKLAFWINIHNSLVMHSILVYGNPKNSMKRVSGLLKAAYNVGGRSLNLDTIQTSILRCRVSRPGQVFRFLFASKPKGKAGDLGKDYAITHPEPLLHFALCSGNFSDPSVRIYTPKNVMMELECGKEEYVRSNVGISKDNKILLPKLVELYAKDTELCHVGIHDMIVNHLPCDARNKIHQCVNKKHGRFTIDWVAHDFRFRLLL from the exons ATGACAACAACAAATTCGATTCACAACCGTTCAAGAAG TGATCCAATCCTCAAAAAATCTCTCAAAACCAACAAATCAAGTGAAGCCACTCACAACATCGATAGATTTCACATG GATCAAACGTTGCAGAGAGAGATAGAACAGCTCAAATCTCTTGTAAAATGCAGAAAACTACAGCCCCAGAGAGTATCATGTGATGAG ATTGATTTGCTGCTGCTTCAAGAAGATGAACTTTTAGTACGGGGTGAGTTGGAGACAGTTCTCAGACGCAAACTGTTCTTAGAAGATTGTAGAAACGAAGATCCTTCTATCCCCAAG GAAGCAAAGAAACTGGTGAGCGAAATAGCAGGCTTGGAGCTGCAAGTGATGTACTTAGAAAGATATCTTCTTTTGTTATACCGAAGGTTCTTCAACAACAGAATTTCAAGTAACTTAGAACCAGAGGAGAAAGAGATATCAGAGGATCTTCTTGTGTCTACTAATCTCATTGAGTCACCAAAAACTGCGGTCTGCAGCCCGCAGAAAGTTCTAGAGGACTCTGGAATATTCCGCAGCCATTCATCGTTGTCTCATTGTTCAGGCTATTCCTTTAGAATGTCTCCCCAAGCAATGGACTCATCATACCATCACTCTCTTCCTTTCTCAATGCTTGAG CAAGCTGATATCGATGTGATGGTTGGGACATACGTTTCTGAAAATGTTACCAAATCACCAAATAGTTTGTCTGAAGAGATGATCAAGTGTATCTCAGAAGCATTTCGTAAACTTGGGAATCAAGAATCATTGGATGATGATCAAGAATCTAGTAGTCCATTTCGCAGAAATGGGAAGCTGAAGGTTACTAGCCGGCCTTACGATAAGTTACTAATGGTGAAATCTCTACGTAGAGACTCTGAGAAGTTAAATGAAGTTGAACCTGCTTTACAGCATTTCAG GTCGCTTGTTAATAAGTTAGAAGGAGTTAATCCAAGGAAGTTGAATCATGAAGAGAAGCTAGCTTTCTGGATCAACATACACAACTCTTTGGTTATGCAT TCGATTCTTGTCTATGGGAACCCTAAAAACAGTATGAAAAGAGTATCTGGATTGCTAAAG GCAGCATATAACGTTGGAGGTCGAAGCTTGAACTTAGATACAATTCAGACTTCGATTCTTCGTTGCCGTGTCTCTCGTCCAGGACAG GTATTTAGGTTCTTGTTTGCTTCTAAACCAAAGGGTAAAGCTGGAGACTTGGGTAAAGATTATGCTATAACTCACCCTGAGCCTCTTCTTCATTTCGCGCTTTGCTCTGGGAACTTCTCAGATCCATCA GTCCGTATATATACGCCGAAGAACGTAATGATGGAGCTAGAATGCGGCAAAGAAGAGTATGTAAGATCAAACGTAGGAATATCCAAAGACAACAAGATTCTTTTGCCGAAGCTGGTTGAGTTATATGCTAAGGACACTGAACTTTGCCACGTTGGCATCCACGACATGATCGTGAACCATCTGCCTTGCGATGCAAGAAATAAAATCCACCAGTGTGTGAACAAGAAGCATGGAAGATTCACCATCGATTGGGTCGCACATGATTTCAGATTCAGGTTGCTTCTTTGA